In a single window of the Parafrankia irregularis genome:
- a CDS encoding acyl-CoA dehydrogenase family protein, which translates to MTSSGSGLGESDLAEVLAAVRAFVRERVVPAEAEIEQTDAIPAELRAEAARMGLFGFAIPAEYGGLGLSMSEEVRLVAELGYTTPSFRSMFGTNNGIAGHVLLEGATEEQKQTYLPKIASGEWTASFALTEEGAGSDPAGLATTAVRKDDGWVINGSKRYITNAPSADVLMVFARTDPAATGGDGISVFMVERATPGVSVAPKDVKMGQAGSLTADVHFDDVRVGSETLVGGEAGEGRGYRTAMRCLAHGRIHIAALCVGMAQRLVDESVAYAASRSQGGQVIGAYQLIQGLLADSATDLYAARALVTQTAAAFDDGSDTRIGPSCAKYFASEAVGRIADRAVQIHGGAGYMRGVPVERFYRDARLFRIYEGTSQIQQLVIARQLLRDAAAPGAAGVRGAS; encoded by the coding sequence ATGACGAGTTCCGGGTCGGGCCTGGGGGAGAGCGACCTCGCCGAGGTGCTCGCCGCCGTCCGCGCGTTCGTGCGGGAGCGGGTGGTGCCCGCCGAGGCCGAGATCGAACAGACCGACGCCATCCCGGCCGAGCTGCGGGCCGAGGCGGCGCGGATGGGCCTGTTCGGCTTCGCCATCCCGGCGGAGTACGGGGGCCTGGGCCTGTCGATGAGCGAGGAGGTCCGCCTCGTCGCCGAGCTCGGGTACACCACGCCGTCGTTCCGGTCGATGTTCGGGACGAACAACGGCATCGCCGGGCACGTCCTGCTGGAAGGCGCCACCGAGGAGCAGAAGCAGACCTACCTGCCGAAGATCGCCTCCGGGGAGTGGACGGCGTCCTTCGCGCTCACCGAGGAGGGCGCCGGCTCCGACCCGGCGGGCCTGGCCACCACCGCCGTGCGCAAGGACGACGGCTGGGTCATCAACGGCTCCAAGCGGTACATCACCAACGCGCCGAGCGCCGATGTCCTGATGGTCTTCGCCCGCACCGACCCGGCGGCGACCGGCGGCGACGGCATCAGCGTCTTCATGGTCGAACGCGCCACCCCCGGGGTGAGCGTGGCACCCAAGGACGTCAAGATGGGCCAGGCCGGGTCGCTGACGGCCGACGTCCACTTCGACGACGTCCGGGTCGGGTCGGAAACCCTCGTCGGTGGCGAGGCCGGGGAAGGCCGCGGCTACCGCACGGCGATGCGCTGCCTCGCGCACGGTCGGATCCACATCGCCGCGCTGTGCGTCGGCATGGCGCAGCGCCTCGTCGACGAATCCGTCGCCTACGCGGCCAGCCGGTCGCAGGGCGGGCAGGTCATCGGCGCCTACCAGCTCATCCAGGGGCTGCTCGCCGACTCGGCCACCGACCTGTACGCCGCCCGGGCCCTGGTGACGCAGACCGCCGCCGCCTTCGACGACGGCAGCGACACGCGGATCGGCCCGTCCTGCGCGAAGTACTTCGCCTCGGAGGCGGTCGGGCGCATCGCCGACCGCGCGGTGCAGATCCACGGCGGCGCGGGCTACATGCGCGGAGTTCCGGTAGAACGGTTCTACCGGGACGCGCGATTGTTCCGCATCTACGAGGGAACCAGTCAGATCCAGCAGCTCGTCATCGCCCGCCAGCTGCTGCGGGACGCGGCGGCACCGGGAGCGGCGGGCGTGAGGGGAGCGTCCTGA
- a CDS encoding enoyl-CoA hydratase/isomerase family protein, with translation MSEREEPSSPLIVEARGAVRVVTLNRPDAYNAADESLHRALAELWPALAADPDIRAVVLTGAGGAFSAGGDLGLLDRMVRDPRLRADVMAEAADIVRGMTSVRVPIVSAVNGPAVGLGCSLASMSDLVVVEEQAYFADPHVMLGLVAADGGALMWPQLTSLLRAKEFILLGDRIPAQEALALGLANRVVAKGTALSTALELADRIAALPPQAVIASKALLNDGIRRAVEGLLTTALDSETASFDEPAFQRNLARMLSRTGSA, from the coding sequence GTGAGCGAGCGCGAGGAACCGAGCAGTCCGCTGATCGTCGAGGCCCGCGGTGCGGTGCGAGTCGTGACGCTGAACCGCCCCGACGCCTACAACGCCGCCGACGAGAGCCTGCACCGCGCGCTCGCCGAGCTGTGGCCGGCGCTCGCCGCGGACCCGGACATCCGCGCCGTCGTCCTCACCGGCGCCGGTGGCGCCTTCTCCGCCGGGGGCGACCTCGGCCTGCTCGACCGCATGGTCCGCGATCCGCGGCTGCGGGCCGACGTGATGGCGGAGGCCGCCGACATCGTCCGTGGGATGACCTCCGTGCGGGTTCCCATCGTCAGCGCCGTCAACGGCCCCGCGGTGGGGCTCGGCTGCAGCCTGGCCTCCATGAGCGACCTCGTCGTCGTCGAGGAGCAGGCGTACTTCGCCGACCCGCACGTCATGCTGGGCCTGGTCGCCGCCGACGGCGGTGCGCTGATGTGGCCACAGCTCACCAGCCTGCTGCGCGCCAAGGAGTTCATCCTGCTCGGCGACCGGATCCCGGCACAGGAGGCACTGGCACTGGGGCTGGCGAACCGGGTCGTGGCGAAGGGCACCGCCCTGTCGACCGCACTGGAGCTCGCGGACCGCATCGCCGCGCTGCCGCCGCAGGCTGTCATCGCGAGCAAGGCGCTGCTCAACGACGGCATCCGGCGGGCCGTCGAGGGGCTGCTGACCACCGCGCTCGACAGCGAGACCGCGTCCTTCGACGAGCCCGCGTTCCAGCGCAACCTGGCCCGGATGCTGAGCCGGACCGGATCGGCCTGA
- a CDS encoding acyl-CoA dehydrogenase family protein, translating into MTGGGDVGDLQEQADQEFLDAACLALRAQADASPDGAGVVDGGPGTRNDPLRELGWFDLLPELDDRDARVAALTLFRAQGRELAGTRALGALLAQPFLAAAGLPPDAAVATISRTSARRGERLMVVGDVADPAGAIGMAGTALLIDRPGHGAAVVPADEVELWPVAVSGRLELHEVIHGPAHWVPTVDEEHAAVARARARFLGRLAAALEILGAAEGALALAVAYARTREQFGRPIGTFQAVRHLLAWAQTDCVALEKVTTAAAALDGVEAAPPRHDEVVKALAGRNGRRVCERALQVLGGIGFTSEHTHHHFHSRVLALDALLGTSAELTHGLGAWLREADDDTTAAALWTAPRLPQPLLPSTS; encoded by the coding sequence ATGACCGGCGGCGGTGACGTCGGGGACCTGCAGGAACAGGCCGACCAGGAGTTCCTCGACGCGGCCTGCCTGGCCCTGCGCGCCCAGGCCGACGCCAGCCCGGACGGCGCCGGCGTGGTTGACGGCGGTCCGGGCACCCGCAATGACCCGCTGCGGGAGCTGGGGTGGTTCGACCTGTTGCCCGAGCTGGACGACCGTGACGCCCGCGTCGCCGCGCTGACGCTCTTCCGCGCCCAGGGCCGGGAGCTGGCCGGCACCCGTGCGCTCGGTGCCCTGCTGGCCCAGCCGTTCCTCGCTGCGGCTGGCCTGCCCCCCGACGCCGCCGTCGCGACGATCAGCCGTACCTCGGCCCGTCGGGGCGAGCGGCTGATGGTCGTGGGGGATGTCGCGGACCCGGCCGGCGCGATCGGCATGGCTGGCACGGCGCTGCTCATCGACCGGCCCGGGCACGGGGCCGCGGTGGTCCCGGCCGACGAGGTCGAACTGTGGCCGGTGGCCGTGAGCGGGCGCCTCGAGCTCCATGAGGTGATCCACGGGCCGGCGCACTGGGTTCCCACGGTCGACGAGGAGCACGCCGCCGTCGCCAGGGCCCGCGCCCGGTTCCTCGGACGTCTCGCGGCCGCCCTGGAGATCCTGGGCGCGGCCGAGGGCGCGCTCGCGCTCGCCGTGGCCTACGCCCGCACCCGCGAGCAGTTCGGCCGGCCGATCGGCACCTTCCAGGCCGTGCGCCATCTGCTGGCCTGGGCGCAGACCGACTGCGTCGCCCTGGAGAAGGTCACCACCGCCGCGGCGGCCCTCGACGGGGTGGAGGCGGCGCCGCCCCGCCACGACGAGGTCGTCAAGGCGCTGGCGGGCCGCAACGGCCGGCGGGTCTGCGAGCGGGCGCTGCAGGTGCTGGGCGGGATCGGGTTCACCAGCGAGCACACCCACCACCATTTCCACAGTCGGGTGCTTGCCCTCGACGCGCTGCTGGGCACGTCGGCCGAGCTGACCCACGGCCTCGGAGCCTGGCTGCGTGAGGCGGACGACGACACGACCGCGGCGGCGCTGTGGACCGCGCCGCGACTGCCGCAGCCGCTGCTGCCGAGCACGAGCTGA
- a CDS encoding class I adenylate-forming enzyme family protein → MGTAVGNKPGPDQPRDPSAQPALGGPGPVSPGLASTELASPGVASPGVASPRRVPPELAARYRADGQWDGRGLADGVEATAARRPGALALADNERALTGAQLAAAVAAGVDLLAEHGMRAGDGVVLVSGNTRHGVIAYHALLRAGATVVVLDRRCGAAEVRHALAVLPSRPFVIVPTGERDRLGEALATADVLALDLFDGPATAGDPPAVRWAEPDRDRPAVILFSSGTTGRPKGVLHSLNTLTAGAANMARITSADDSAVVFLVSPLTSITGLMQLHLAADQGGALVLEDRFEPAATLRRLNDVGATLLGGAPVIAERLLAAATRAKPSTDTASGSGTASGSGTDGGTGTDGDTGGDAEADSGDGVGIGLRTLALGGSMLPRPLLELASRTFGIEIARVYGSSEAPNFSGSLPSDELERRLADDGALMPGGEVRVGSAAHPREGLLRGPSVFLGYLDPADDEAAFEGDWYRSGDQIDTDSGRLTIVGRLKEVVNRNGLKIALSEIDAAVQGLAGVTEFASFGLPDATTGERLAVAVVVADGATVTLDDVLTHLRAGGLATRKLPEQLVRWDGPLPRTASGKIVRSTLARDAAAHPGDLAERLHDHPR, encoded by the coding sequence ATGGGGACGGCCGTGGGGAACAAGCCCGGACCGGACCAGCCGCGCGACCCGTCCGCCCAGCCGGCCCTCGGCGGGCCGGGGCCGGTGTCGCCGGGGCTGGCATCGACGGAACTGGCGTCGCCGGGAGTGGCGTCGCCGGGAGTGGCGTCGCCGAGACGGGTGCCGCCGGAGCTGGCGGCGCGCTACCGGGCGGATGGCCAGTGGGACGGCCGCGGCCTGGCCGACGGTGTCGAGGCAACCGCGGCCCGGCGACCGGGCGCGCTGGCGCTCGCGGACAACGAGCGAGCGCTGACCGGCGCCCAGCTCGCCGCGGCCGTCGCCGCCGGGGTGGACCTGCTCGCCGAGCACGGAATGCGGGCCGGTGACGGCGTCGTGCTCGTCAGCGGCAACACCCGCCACGGGGTGATCGCCTACCACGCGCTGCTGCGGGCCGGGGCCACCGTGGTCGTGCTCGACCGGCGCTGCGGGGCCGCGGAGGTGCGCCACGCGCTGGCCGTGCTGCCGTCCCGGCCCTTCGTCATCGTGCCCACCGGGGAACGGGACCGCCTCGGCGAGGCCCTGGCCACCGCCGACGTCCTGGCCCTCGACCTCTTCGACGGGCCTGCCACGGCCGGCGACCCGCCGGCGGTGCGGTGGGCCGAGCCGGACCGGGACCGGCCGGCGGTGATCCTGTTCAGCTCGGGCACCACCGGCCGACCGAAGGGCGTGCTCCACTCGCTCAACACCCTCACCGCCGGTGCCGCGAACATGGCGCGCATCACCTCCGCCGACGACAGCGCCGTCGTGTTCCTCGTCAGCCCGCTGACCAGCATCACCGGCCTGATGCAGCTGCATCTCGCGGCCGACCAGGGCGGTGCGCTCGTGCTGGAGGACCGGTTCGAGCCGGCGGCGACCCTGCGGCGGCTGAACGACGTCGGCGCGACGCTGCTCGGTGGTGCGCCGGTCATCGCCGAACGGCTGCTCGCCGCCGCGACCCGCGCGAAGCCGAGCACCGACACCGCCAGCGGCTCCGGTACCGCCAGTGGCTCCGGTACTGACGGCGGCACCGGTACTGACGGCGACACCGGGGGTGACGCCGAGGCCGACTCCGGTGACGGCGTCGGTATCGGCCTGCGGACGCTCGCGCTGGGTGGCTCGATGCTGCCGCGCCCGCTGCTCGAGCTGGCGTCGCGCACGTTCGGCATCGAGATCGCCCGGGTCTACGGCTCCTCCGAGGCGCCGAACTTCTCCGGGAGCCTGCCCTCCGACGAACTGGAGCGCCGGCTGGCGGACGACGGCGCGCTCATGCCCGGCGGCGAGGTACGCGTCGGGTCCGCCGCCCACCCCCGGGAAGGCCTGCTGCGAGGGCCGAGCGTCTTCCTCGGCTACCTCGACCCGGCCGACGACGAGGCCGCCTTCGAGGGCGACTGGTACCGCAGCGGCGACCAGATCGACACCGACTCCGGCCGGCTCACCATCGTCGGGCGGCTCAAGGAGGTCGTGAACCGCAACGGCCTGAAGATCGCGCTCAGCGAGATCGACGCCGCCGTGCAGGGCCTGGCGGGGGTGACCGAGTTCGCGTCCTTCGGGCTTCCCGACGCCACGACCGGCGAGCGGCTCGCGGTCGCGGTCGTCGTGGCGGACGGTGCCACCGTCACGCTGGACGACGTCCTGACGCATCTGCGCGCCGGTGGTCTCGCCACCCGCAAGCTGCCTGAGCAGCTGGTCCGCTGGGACGGACCACTCCCCCGGACCGCCTCGGGAAAGATCGTGCGCTCCACCCTCGCCCGCGACGCGGCGGCACACCCCGGCGATCTCGCGGAACGGCTGCACGACCACCCGCGCTGA
- a CDS encoding TetR/AcrR family transcriptional regulator — protein sequence MPEHTQHGTATPIAPRPARDDQEVGKRRGTGRTRRGRQTRSQLVDAARTVFERDGFLHARVADICDLAGFSHGSFYTYFVSKEEIFREVVDSVELDLLSPEPSTSTADPVERIRAANRHYLETYATSAKIMHVIQQVATFDEDVHKIRLQRHEVFARSIERRVASMQDAGIADRTVDPAYAAQALGGMVAYFADLLFNTDNSAGFTLDNAVEQLTILWANALGVRASD from the coding sequence GTGCCGGAGCACACGCAACACGGGACCGCCACCCCCATCGCCCCCCGCCCGGCCCGCGACGACCAGGAGGTCGGCAAGCGGCGCGGCACCGGCCGCACCCGCCGCGGCCGCCAGACCCGCAGCCAGCTCGTCGACGCCGCCCGCACCGTGTTCGAGCGCGACGGCTTCCTGCACGCCCGGGTCGCCGACATCTGCGACCTGGCCGGCTTCTCGCACGGCTCCTTCTACACGTACTTCGTGTCCAAGGAAGAGATCTTCCGCGAGGTCGTCGACTCCGTGGAACTCGACCTGCTCAGTCCCGAGCCCTCCACCTCGACGGCCGACCCGGTCGAGCGGATCCGCGCCGCGAACCGGCACTACCTCGAGACGTACGCGACCAGCGCCAAGATCATGCACGTCATCCAGCAGGTCGCGACCTTCGACGAGGACGTCCACAAGATCCGCCTGCAGCGTCACGAGGTCTTCGCCCGCTCCATCGAACGCCGGGTCGCCTCCATGCAGGACGCCGGCATCGCGGACCGCACCGTCGACCCCGCCTACGCCGCGCAGGCCCTCGGCGGCATGGTCGCCTACTTCGCCGACCTGCTGTTCAACACCGACAACAGCGCCGGCTTCACCCTCGACAACGCGGTCGAGCAGCTCACGATCCTGTGGGCGAACGCGCTCGGAGTCCGCGCGAGCGACTGA
- a CDS encoding acyl-CoA dehydrogenase family protein, with protein sequence MLHITRSSECDPYREDVDAYRAALEAWLATRPPVFEAAARPIASYEQRVAVSCALMQVLFDQEWARYGWPEHLGGLGGDIRHRAAMWEVLARHGLPAMALFEHLEILAPTLVALGDPGLMGQLLPRFLRGEQLWSQGFSEPEAGSDLASARTRAVAVDGGHVITGRKIWTSWARYARWCLVLARTGTPQERHRGLSAFVVDLEHPGVEVRPIEQANGTDELAEVTFDEVPVGPERLVGELGGGWRVAMHILAHERGTFGWYRHSFLNRQLLENRDQGTPAGDALLGNALLDLAAVRAASGAAVRAHAAGGTLGPRAAFVKLMLAASEQAVNDWTLASVPDLAVAPNDDHTAVCRQDYLFSRIVTVYGGSQQMQLDTIAKQILQLP encoded by the coding sequence ATGTTGCATATAACGCGGAGCAGTGAGTGCGATCCGTATCGTGAAGATGTCGATGCGTATCGGGCGGCCCTCGAGGCATGGCTGGCCACCCGGCCGCCCGTGTTCGAGGCCGCGGCGCGCCCCATCGCGTCCTACGAACAGCGGGTGGCGGTGAGCTGCGCGCTCATGCAGGTGCTGTTCGACCAGGAATGGGCCCGCTACGGCTGGCCCGAGCACCTCGGCGGGCTCGGCGGGGACATCCGCCACCGGGCGGCGATGTGGGAGGTACTGGCGCGCCACGGGCTGCCCGCGATGGCCCTGTTCGAGCACCTGGAGATCCTGGCTCCGACGCTGGTCGCCCTGGGCGACCCGGGCCTCATGGGTCAGCTGCTGCCCCGGTTCCTGCGTGGCGAGCAGCTGTGGTCGCAGGGCTTCTCCGAGCCGGAGGCGGGCTCCGACCTCGCCAGCGCCCGCACGCGCGCGGTGGCCGTCGACGGCGGTCACGTCATCACCGGGCGGAAGATCTGGACGAGCTGGGCGCGCTACGCGAGATGGTGCCTCGTCCTCGCGCGCACCGGGACGCCACAGGAGCGCCACCGCGGGCTGAGCGCGTTCGTCGTCGACCTGGAGCACCCGGGTGTCGAGGTCCGGCCGATCGAGCAGGCCAACGGCACCGACGAGCTCGCGGAGGTCACGTTCGACGAGGTCCCCGTCGGGCCGGAGCGGCTGGTGGGCGAGCTGGGCGGCGGCTGGCGGGTGGCGATGCACATCCTGGCCCATGAGCGGGGCACCTTCGGCTGGTACCGGCACAGCTTCCTGAACCGGCAGCTGCTCGAGAACCGGGACCAGGGCACACCGGCCGGCGACGCGCTGCTCGGCAACGCGCTGCTCGACCTGGCGGCCGTCCGGGCCGCCAGCGGTGCGGCGGTGCGGGCCCATGCCGCCGGCGGCACGCTCGGCCCGCGAGCCGCGTTCGTGAAGCTGATGCTCGCCGCCAGCGAGCAGGCGGTCAACGACTGGACACTGGCGAGCGTCCCCGACCTCGCCGTCGCGCCGAACGATGATCACACCGCGGTGTGCCGGCAGGACTACCTGTTCTCCCGCATCGTCACCGTCTACGGAGGATCTCAGCAGATGCAGCTCGACACCATCGCCAAGCAGATCCTCCAGCTGCCATGA
- a CDS encoding amidohydrolase family protein — protein sequence MPSSVSPYPIFDADNHMYETEEAFTKFLPERYRSAIRYVQVDGRTKIAVKGQISDYIPNPTFEVVARPGAQEDYFRNGNPEGKSYREIIGKPMRSIPAFREPVSRLALLDEQGIERSLMFPTLASLLEERMRDDVELTHVVIHALNEWMYETWQFNYENRIFSTPVITLPIVEKAIEELEWVLERGARAILIRPAPVPGPGGSRSPGLPEFDPFWKRVEESGVLVAFHSSDSGYNRYTQDWEGANREYLPFQPDAFRMISQWRPIEDTVSALICHGALSRFPRLKVAIVENGADWVAPLIKSLKNAYKKHPHLFPEEPVSVLRRNIHVSPFWEENMAELAGLLGVERVLFGSDYPHPEGLADPAGFFSELTDLTEEEKALILGGNLSRLIQV from the coding sequence ATGCCGTCGAGTGTGTCCCCGTATCCGATTTTCGATGCGGACAACCACATGTACGAGACCGAAGAGGCGTTCACCAAGTTCCTGCCCGAGCGGTACCGGTCGGCGATCCGCTACGTGCAGGTCGACGGCCGGACCAAGATCGCCGTCAAGGGGCAGATCAGCGACTACATCCCCAACCCCACGTTCGAGGTCGTCGCGCGGCCGGGGGCGCAGGAGGACTACTTCCGCAACGGCAACCCGGAGGGCAAGTCGTACCGGGAGATCATCGGCAAGCCGATGCGGTCCATCCCGGCCTTCCGGGAGCCGGTGTCGCGACTGGCCCTGCTCGACGAGCAGGGCATCGAGCGCTCGCTGATGTTCCCGACCCTGGCGAGCCTGCTCGAGGAGCGCATGCGGGACGACGTCGAGCTGACCCACGTCGTCATCCACGCGCTCAACGAGTGGATGTACGAGACCTGGCAGTTCAACTACGAGAACCGGATCTTCTCCACTCCGGTCATCACCCTGCCGATCGTCGAGAAGGCGATCGAGGAGCTCGAGTGGGTGCTGGAGCGCGGAGCGCGCGCGATCCTCATCCGGCCCGCGCCGGTGCCCGGCCCCGGCGGCTCCCGCTCCCCTGGGCTGCCCGAGTTCGACCCGTTCTGGAAGCGGGTCGAGGAGTCCGGCGTGCTGGTCGCGTTCCACTCGTCCGACAGCGGCTACAACCGCTACACCCAGGACTGGGAGGGCGCCAACCGCGAGTACCTGCCCTTCCAGCCCGACGCCTTCCGGATGATCAGCCAGTGGCGCCCGATCGAGGACACCGTCTCCGCGCTGATCTGCCACGGTGCGCTGTCCCGGTTCCCGAGGCTGAAGGTGGCCATCGTCGAGAACGGCGCGGACTGGGTCGCCCCGCTGATCAAGTCGCTGAAGAACGCCTACAAGAAGCACCCGCACCTGTTCCCCGAGGAGCCGGTGTCGGTGCTGCGGCGCAACATCCACGTCAGCCCGTTCTGGGAGGAGAACATGGCCGAGCTCGCCGGCCTGCTCGGCGTGGAGCGCGTCCTGTTCGGCTCCGACTACCCGCACCCGGAGGGCCTGGCCGACCCGGCCGGCTTCTTCAGTGAGCTGACCGACCTCACCGAGGAGGAGAAGGCCCTCATCCTCGGCGGCAACCTCTCCCGGCTGATCCAGGTATGA